Proteins from a genomic interval of Nocardioidaceae bacterium:
- a CDS encoding alcohol dehydrogenase catalytic domain-containing protein, whose protein sequence is MADTAGTMRAVQVSEKGGGFEVVERDVPQIGPGEALVKVDACGICHSDMFAKEGVYPGVGYPVIPGHEVAGSVAALGEGVTGWSEGQRVGVGWYGGSCGQCGPCRAGKLIKCQDMGVPGVTFDGGYADYVKVRANALAAIPEELSAAEAAPLMCAGVTTYNALRKTGARPGDLVAILGIGGLGHLGVQYAKKMGFRVVAMNRGTEKADLATDLGAHHYIDTNASDPAEELGKLGGARVVLSTITSGEAASACLGGLGPDGELVVAGAAEDPLSVPAFALIGGEASVTGHASGTAADSEDTMNFSALTDVRASIETAPLEEAAAAYEAMMDGRARFRMVLTT, encoded by the coding sequence ATGGCAGACACAGCAGGGACGATGCGGGCAGTGCAGGTCTCGGAGAAGGGCGGCGGCTTCGAGGTCGTGGAGCGTGACGTGCCGCAGATCGGCCCGGGCGAGGCGCTGGTCAAGGTGGACGCGTGCGGCATCTGCCACTCCGACATGTTCGCGAAGGAGGGCGTCTACCCCGGCGTCGGCTACCCGGTCATCCCGGGTCACGAGGTCGCCGGGTCGGTGGCCGCGCTCGGTGAGGGCGTCACGGGATGGAGTGAGGGGCAGCGGGTCGGCGTCGGCTGGTACGGCGGCTCCTGCGGTCAGTGCGGCCCCTGCCGAGCCGGCAAGCTCATCAAGTGCCAGGACATGGGTGTCCCGGGCGTGACCTTCGACGGCGGGTACGCCGACTACGTCAAGGTCCGCGCGAACGCGCTCGCCGCCATCCCCGAGGAGCTGAGCGCGGCGGAGGCGGCGCCGCTGATGTGCGCGGGCGTGACGACGTACAACGCCCTGCGCAAGACCGGGGCGCGCCCCGGCGACCTCGTGGCGATCCTCGGCATCGGCGGGTTGGGTCACCTGGGTGTGCAGTACGCGAAGAAGATGGGGTTCCGCGTCGTGGCGATGAATCGCGGCACCGAGAAGGCCGACCTCGCGACCGACCTCGGCGCGCACCACTACATCGACACGAACGCCAGCGACCCCGCCGAGGAGCTCGGCAAGCTCGGCGGCGCGCGCGTGGTGCTCTCGACGATCACCAGCGGCGAGGCCGCCTCGGCCTGCCTCGGGGGGCTCGGCCCGGACGGCGAGCTGGTCGTCGCGGGCGCGGCCGAGGACCCGCTGAGCGTCCCTGCCTTCGCGCTCATCGGTGGCGAGGCGTCGGTGACCGGTCACGCCTCGGGCACCGCGGCCGACTCCGAGGACACGATGAACTTCTCGGCACTCACCGACGTGCGCGCCTCCATCGAGACCGCCCCGCTGGAGGAGGCGGCGGCAGCGTACGAGGCCATGATGGACGGCAGGGCCCGGTTCCGGATGGTCCTGACGACCTGA
- a CDS encoding thiamine ABC transporter substrate-binding protein gives MRSSTTSRPAPTTVRLAVAGVLGLALAGCSLGAGSEPPADGGAGGSGGSPSAAESGGTVVLRTHDSFAVPEQTLAAFTEETGYTVDVQSAGDAGQLVNTLALTAGDTDADVVFGIDNTFASRAVDAGVLAAYAPAGQPDSAGTYELPGSAGEDLTPVDVGDVCVNIDDTWFAERGIRPPETFEDLVDPTYADLFVTPGAATSSPGLAFLLATVAEYGEDGWAEYWQQLEDNGAQLTSGWSDAYYVDFTAGGGDGDRPIVLSYASSPPFTIDEESGEATTSALLDTCYRQVEYAGVLADTENPEGARALVDFMVSPAFQQTLPESMYVFPVDDEVSLPQDWQRFAELADDPLQLDPEQVSQNRETWLREWEDVVGG, from the coding sequence ATGCGTTCCAGCACCACCTCACGTCCCGCACCCACCACGGTGCGCCTCGCCGTCGCCGGAGTGCTGGGTCTCGCCCTGGCCGGGTGCTCCCTCGGCGCGGGCTCGGAGCCCCCCGCCGACGGCGGGGCCGGCGGGTCCGGCGGGTCGCCGTCGGCCGCGGAGTCGGGCGGCACCGTGGTGCTGCGTACGCACGACTCGTTCGCCGTGCCCGAGCAGACGCTGGCGGCCTTCACCGAGGAGACCGGCTACACCGTCGACGTGCAGTCGGCCGGTGACGCCGGACAGCTGGTGAACACCCTGGCCCTGACCGCGGGTGACACCGACGCCGACGTCGTCTTCGGCATCGACAACACCTTCGCCTCCCGCGCCGTGGACGCCGGGGTGCTGGCCGCGTACGCCCCGGCCGGTCAGCCGGACTCCGCCGGGACCTACGAGCTGCCCGGGTCTGCCGGGGAGGACCTCACCCCCGTCGACGTGGGGGACGTGTGCGTCAACATCGACGACACCTGGTTCGCCGAGCGCGGCATCCGGCCGCCAGAGACCTTCGAGGACCTCGTCGACCCGACGTACGCCGATCTCTTCGTCACGCCCGGCGCGGCGACCTCCTCGCCGGGGCTGGCGTTCCTGCTGGCCACCGTCGCGGAGTACGGCGAGGACGGCTGGGCCGAGTACTGGCAGCAGCTCGAGGACAACGGGGCGCAGCTGACCTCGGGCTGGTCGGACGCCTACTACGTCGACTTCACCGCCGGTGGCGGTGACGGCGACCGTCCGATCGTGCTCTCCTACGCCTCCTCGCCCCCCTTCACGATCGACGAGGAGTCGGGCGAGGCGACGACCTCGGCGCTGCTGGACACCTGCTACCGGCAGGTCGAGTACGCCGGCGTGCTCGCCGACACCGAGAACCCCGAGGGGGCCCGGGCGCTGGTCGACTTCATGGTCTCCCCGGCCTTCCAGCAGACGCTGCCGGAGAGCATGTACGTGTTCCCCGTCGACGACGAGGTGTCGCTCCCGCAGGACTGGCAGCGCTTCGCCGAGCTCGCCGACGACCCGCTGCAGCTCGACCCGGAGCAGGTCAGCCAGAACCGCGAGACCTGGCTACGCGAGTGGGAGGACGTGGTCGGCGGGTGA
- a CDS encoding OsmC family protein, protein MPARTARTAWNGGLEDGSGQVELTSSGVGTYDVSFPKRAADDAGGTTSPEELIAASHSACYAMQLSAFIAEAGGTTQSLDVTAEVSLGPDRDQGGFKLTGITLTVRGEVEGLDADGFAKAAQDAKQGCPISKALTGVDITLDAALES, encoded by the coding sequence ATGCCCGCACGCACTGCCCGCACCGCCTGGAACGGCGGACTGGAAGACGGTTCCGGTCAGGTCGAGCTCACGAGCTCCGGCGTCGGCACCTACGACGTGTCGTTCCCCAAGCGTGCCGCCGACGACGCCGGCGGCACCACGAGCCCCGAGGAGCTGATCGCGGCGTCGCACTCGGCGTGCTACGCCATGCAGCTCTCCGCCTTCATCGCCGAGGCCGGCGGCACGACCCAGTCCCTCGACGTGACAGCCGAGGTGTCTCTCGGCCCCGACAGGGACCAGGGCGGCTTCAAGCTCACCGGCATCACGCTCACGGTCCGGGGCGAGGTCGAGGGCCTCGACGCCGACGGTTTCGCCAAGGCCGCGCAGGACGCGAAGCAGGGTTGCCCGATCAGCAAGGCGCTCACCGGCGTCGACATCACGCTGGACGCAGCCCTGGAGTCCTGA
- a CDS encoding acyl-CoA dehydrogenase, which produces MAGQSHDSRPSTILSRRDLDFLLHEWLDTAGLVERSAYDDHDLETVDAVLDLAGTLATEKFAPHNRAADLTEPTFDGERVHLVPEVAPALAAFTDAGFLAAPLPERVGGAGLPQSVYSACMAWFHAANVGTTGYALLTLAAANLLTRFGDEELVQRFVPAMTRGECFGTMALSEPQSGSNLADITTRAEPADDGTYRLFGRKMWISGGDHELSDNIVHLVLARTPDAPAGTKGISLFAVPKFVVDADGAPGERNDVVLAGINHKMGFRGTVNTAPVLGEGAHTPGGRAGAVGHLVGELHRGLPVMFAMMNEARIGVGLGAASLGYTGYLTSLAYARDRLQGRHVGAAPTEPQVTLTEHADVRRMLLAQKAYAEGGLALVLLCSRLVDDAASLPDDRERAEAEQLLGLLTPVAKSWPSQWCLAANDLAIQVMGGAGYTRDHPVEQFYRDNRLNPIHEGSHGIQAIDLLGRKVLGDGGAALAALGARVARTAERASAAGGEGEAYAAALLRAVGTLTDAVERVGTQTDPRIALAEATAFLEATGHVVVAWVWLEQWLAAADRDGAFYDGKRAATAYFLTRELPKVDVMLARLIDPDTLLTDLDPDVL; this is translated from the coding sequence ATGGCCGGTCAGAGTCACGACAGCCGCCCGAGCACCATCCTGTCGCGCCGCGACCTCGACTTCCTGCTGCACGAGTGGCTCGACACGGCCGGCCTGGTGGAGCGGTCCGCGTACGACGACCACGACCTCGAGACCGTCGACGCGGTGCTCGACCTGGCCGGGACGCTCGCGACGGAGAAGTTCGCGCCGCACAACCGGGCGGCGGACCTCACCGAGCCGACCTTCGACGGCGAGCGGGTCCACCTCGTGCCCGAGGTGGCGCCCGCGCTGGCGGCGTTCACCGACGCCGGGTTCCTCGCCGCACCCTTGCCGGAGCGGGTCGGCGGCGCCGGGCTGCCGCAGTCGGTCTACTCGGCGTGCATGGCGTGGTTCCACGCCGCCAACGTCGGCACGACCGGCTACGCCCTGCTGACCCTCGCCGCAGCCAACCTGCTGACGCGCTTCGGCGACGAGGAGCTGGTGCAGCGGTTCGTGCCGGCGATGACGCGCGGGGAGTGCTTCGGCACCATGGCGTTGTCGGAGCCCCAGTCTGGCTCGAACCTCGCCGACATCACCACCCGCGCCGAGCCGGCCGACGACGGCACGTACCGGCTCTTCGGGCGCAAGATGTGGATCTCCGGCGGCGACCACGAGCTCAGCGACAACATCGTGCACCTCGTGCTGGCGCGCACCCCGGACGCACCCGCGGGCACGAAGGGCATCTCGCTCTTCGCCGTGCCGAAGTTCGTGGTCGACGCCGACGGCGCACCTGGCGAACGCAACGACGTGGTGCTGGCGGGCATCAACCACAAGATGGGGTTCCGCGGCACCGTCAACACCGCGCCGGTCCTCGGCGAGGGCGCGCACACCCCGGGTGGCCGCGCGGGTGCCGTGGGCCACCTCGTGGGCGAGCTGCACCGCGGACTGCCGGTGATGTTCGCGATGATGAACGAGGCCCGCATCGGGGTCGGGCTCGGCGCCGCGTCGCTGGGCTACACGGGCTACCTCACCTCCCTGGCGTACGCACGTGACCGCCTGCAGGGCCGCCACGTCGGCGCCGCCCCGACCGAGCCGCAGGTGACGCTGACCGAGCACGCGGACGTACGCCGGATGCTGCTGGCGCAGAAGGCGTACGCCGAGGGCGGCCTCGCGCTGGTGCTGCTGTGCTCGCGGCTGGTCGACGACGCGGCCTCGCTGCCGGACGACCGGGAGCGGGCCGAGGCCGAGCAGCTCCTGGGGTTGCTGACCCCTGTCGCGAAGAGCTGGCCCAGCCAGTGGTGCCTGGCCGCCAACGACCTCGCGATCCAGGTGATGGGCGGCGCCGGCTACACCCGGGACCACCCGGTCGAGCAGTTCTACCGGGACAACCGGCTCAACCCGATCCACGAGGGCAGCCACGGCATCCAGGCCATCGACCTGCTGGGGCGCAAGGTGCTCGGTGACGGCGGCGCCGCCCTTGCGGCGCTGGGCGCACGTGTCGCACGCACGGCCGAGCGGGCCTCGGCCGCCGGAGGCGAGGGAGAGGCGTACGCCGCCGCGCTCCTCCGCGCCGTCGGCACGCTCACCGACGCCGTGGAGCGGGTGGGGACGCAGACCGACCCGCGGATCGCACTGGCCGAGGCGACGGCGTTCCTGGAGGCGACCGGCCACGTCGTCGTGGCGTGGGTGTGGCTCGAGCAGTGGCTCGCGGCGGCCGACCGCGACGGTGCGTTCTACGACGGCAAGCGGGCGGCGA
- a CDS encoding alpha/beta hydrolase, with product MTSRPLPSVAPTGLPRRGRSPQALAVAAFLTATRRRRSLGERVAGVRLPTSAPPAARVRDVAAVTSYPLDGHTVWRLQPLAPPATGGAVPLVVYLHGGAFLNGIDPFHWRFVAGLIARTGAEVLVPEYPLTPPATVEQTLPWSVAAYAEPAASARAQGRRVVLMGDSAGANLALTTAVAARDAGLTVPDEVALLSPWLDVAGLSPGGIALDRHDPMLDRVAGLEAGRMYAGAPGVADPRVSPVHADLAGLRITSWCGDRDQVVADQRELARRAAAAGWDVATREVPGMVHCFMLIDLLPEARATAAEIAAVVSGG from the coding sequence ATGACGTCGCGACCCCTGCCCTCCGTCGCGCCCACCGGTCTCCCGCGACGCGGACGCAGCCCGCAGGCGCTGGCCGTCGCTGCCTTCCTGACCGCGACCCGCCGCCGGCGCAGCCTCGGCGAGCGGGTGGCCGGCGTACGACTGCCCACCAGCGCCCCGCCGGCGGCGAGGGTGCGCGACGTCGCCGCGGTGACCTCCTACCCGCTCGACGGGCACACGGTGTGGCGGCTGCAGCCTCTCGCGCCCCCCGCCACCGGGGGCGCAGTCCCGCTCGTGGTCTACCTGCACGGCGGCGCGTTCCTCAACGGCATCGACCCGTTCCACTGGCGCTTCGTCGCCGGCCTGATCGCCCGTACCGGCGCTGAGGTGCTGGTACCGGAGTATCCCCTCACCCCGCCCGCGACGGTGGAGCAGACGCTGCCGTGGAGCGTCGCTGCGTACGCGGAGCCGGCGGCCTCCGCGCGGGCCCAGGGGCGCCGGGTCGTTCTCATGGGCGACTCCGCCGGCGCCAACCTCGCCCTCACCACGGCCGTCGCCGCGCGTGACGCGGGGCTCACGGTGCCCGACGAGGTCGCGCTGCTCTCGCCGTGGCTCGACGTCGCCGGACTCTCGCCGGGCGGTATCGCCCTGGACCGCCACGACCCGATGCTCGACCGGGTCGCCGGTCTCGAGGCCGGTCGCATGTACGCGGGCGCGCCCGGGGTCGCCGACCCTCGCGTGAGCCCCGTGCACGCCGACCTCGCCGGGCTGCGCATCACCTCGTGGTGCGGTGACCGCGACCAGGTCGTGGCCGACCAGCGCGAGCTCGCGCGCCGGGCCGCCGCGGCCGGGTGGGACGTCGCCACCCGCGAGGTGCCCGGCATGGTGCACTGCTTCATGCTGATCGACCTGCTGCCCGAGGCGCGGGCCACGGCGGCCGAGATCGCCGCGGTGGTCTCCGGTGGGTGA
- a CDS encoding iron ABC transporter permease, whose translation MLRLGLLGDAGGLDVGGVVEALARPRIAEVVWFTLWSATLGTVGSLLLGVPLAHLLFRRRFPGRTLLRGIVVAPFVLPTVVVGIAFRRLFTGPLDWTGLDGSAVGIVLALVFFNVAVVVRTVGSFWEGLDPRPAQAAASLGASPWRVARTVTLPALMPVLISAASVVFLFCATAFGVVLTLGGLQYANVETQIYLLTTQFLDLQGAAALSLLQVAVVALLLGLTRVGRRRTETGLARGAGGPAPRLGRTDAPVLALAAVVLVLVLAPVAALMLGSVRSGGEWTLAGWERLLGLGAAADAASGTVVPGSGGSAYEAVGLSLRVAVDATLLALTLGVLVSWLVARGPGAAGPGAAGSATSGGVRRRVVKALDGLVMLPLGVSAVTIGFGFLVTMGRPPLDLRDSLVLVPIAQALVALPLVVRTLVPVLRSVETRQREAAASLGAPPWRVAMTVDLPLAWRGLLASAGFAFAVSLGEFGATAFLAGSDRPTLPVLVYRLLGRPGEDNLTTALAGSVLLAVLCAGTMLLVERWQVRSVGAL comes from the coding sequence ATGCTCCGCCTCGGGCTGCTCGGCGACGCCGGCGGCCTCGACGTCGGTGGCGTGGTCGAGGCGCTGGCACGGCCCCGCATCGCCGAGGTCGTCTGGTTCACGCTGTGGTCGGCGACGCTCGGCACGGTGGGCTCCCTGCTGCTCGGCGTCCCGCTGGCCCACCTGCTCTTCCGGCGACGCTTCCCCGGCCGGACCCTGCTGCGCGGCATCGTGGTCGCCCCGTTCGTGCTGCCGACGGTGGTGGTGGGCATCGCCTTCCGGCGCCTGTTCACCGGCCCGTTGGACTGGACGGGGCTCGACGGCTCCGCCGTCGGCATCGTGCTCGCGCTGGTCTTCTTCAACGTCGCGGTCGTCGTACGCACCGTCGGGTCGTTCTGGGAGGGGCTGGACCCGCGTCCGGCTCAGGCCGCCGCCTCGCTCGGGGCGTCGCCGTGGCGGGTCGCACGCACCGTGACCCTCCCGGCGCTGATGCCGGTGCTGATCTCGGCGGCGTCGGTGGTGTTCCTCTTCTGCGCCACCGCCTTCGGAGTCGTGCTGACCCTCGGCGGCCTGCAGTACGCCAACGTGGAGACGCAGATCTACCTGCTCACGACCCAGTTCCTCGACCTGCAGGGGGCTGCTGCCCTGTCGCTTCTCCAGGTGGCGGTGGTCGCGCTGCTGCTGGGTCTCACCAGGGTGGGCCGGCGGCGTACGGAGACGGGGCTGGCCCGCGGTGCCGGCGGGCCGGCGCCACGGCTGGGGCGTACGGATGCGCCCGTGCTCGCCCTCGCGGCCGTCGTGCTCGTCCTCGTGCTGGCTCCGGTCGCGGCCCTGATGCTGGGGTCGGTGCGGTCGGGCGGTGAGTGGACGCTCGCCGGATGGGAGCGGCTGCTCGGCCTCGGCGCCGCGGCCGACGCGGCCTCAGGCACCGTCGTGCCGGGCAGCGGGGGGTCGGCGTACGAGGCGGTGGGCCTCTCGCTGCGGGTCGCGGTGGACGCGACCCTCCTCGCGCTCACGCTGGGCGTCCTCGTCTCCTGGCTCGTGGCGCGGGGTCCGGGGGCCGCGGGCCCCGGGGCGGCCGGCTCGGCGACGTCGGGCGGCGTACGTCGTCGTGTCGTGAAGGCGCTCGACGGTCTCGTGATGCTGCCGTTGGGCGTCTCGGCGGTGACGATCGGCTTCGGCTTCCTCGTCACGATGGGGCGTCCGCCCCTGGACCTGCGCGACTCCCTCGTGCTCGTGCCGATCGCGCAGGCGCTGGTGGCGCTGCCGCTGGTGGTGCGCACGCTGGTGCCGGTGCTGCGCTCGGTCGAGACCCGCCAGCGCGAGGCCGCGGCGAGCCTCGGGGCGCCGCCGTGGCGGGTGGCGATGACGGTCGACCTGCCGCTGGCCTGGCGCGGTCTGCTGGCCTCTGCAGGCTTCGCCTTCGCGGTCTCCCTGGGCGAGTTCGGAGCCACGGCCTTCCTCGCGGGGTCCGACCGGCCCACGCTGCCCGTCCTCGTCTACCGGCTGCTTGGACGCCCCGGTGAGGACAACCTGACCACCGCGCTCGCGGGGTCGGTGCTGCTCGCGGTGCTGTGCGCGGGGACGATGCTGCTCGTGGAGCGGTGGCAGGTGCGGTCGGTGGGGGCGCTGTGA
- a CDS encoding GNAT family N-acetyltransferase: protein MLIRDVAPEDHRAVAAMLVEAYAAGDTYCEPTDAGPDHALRGWLDHRVVRVAEDARGRGLAGTYHLGPNRFGPGAHVANAGFVVSAAARGQGTGRALAEECLRTARALGFRAMQFNAVVATNRPAVRLWHTLGFEVVGRVPGAFEHPAEGEVDLLVMHRRL, encoded by the coding sequence GTGCTCATCCGTGACGTCGCGCCCGAGGACCACCGGGCCGTGGCTGCGATGCTGGTCGAGGCGTACGCGGCCGGCGACACCTACTGCGAGCCGACCGACGCGGGTCCCGACCACGCCTTGCGCGGCTGGCTGGACCATCGCGTCGTCCGGGTGGCCGAGGACGCGCGGGGGCGTGGGCTCGCGGGCACCTACCACCTCGGACCCAACCGCTTCGGTCCGGGCGCGCACGTCGCGAACGCAGGCTTCGTCGTCTCCGCGGCCGCACGCGGTCAGGGGACGGGGCGCGCCCTCGCCGAGGAGTGCCTGCGCACCGCCCGCGCCCTGGGCTTCCGGGCCATGCAGTTCAACGCGGTCGTGGCCACGAACCGGCCGGCCGTACGCCTCTGGCACACGCTCGGCTTCGAGGTCGTCGGCCGCGTGCCGGGCGCCTTCGAGCACCCCGCTGAGGGCGAGGTGGACCTGCTCGTCATGCACCGCCGCCTGTGA
- a CDS encoding ABC transporter ATP-binding protein, whose translation MTVRLDDTLALDDVDVRLEPGRVLAVLGPSGSGKSTLLRAVAGLQPTEAGRVRWDGQDLAGVPVHRRGFALMFQDGQLFAHRTVGDNVAYALPRRDRGSASGRTRVGELLELVGLPGYAARRPATLSGGEQQRVALARALAARPRLLLLDEPLSSLDAALRTRLAVDLRRILTDAAATAVAVTHDHAEAFALADEVALLRDGAVAQRGEPAEVWRAPVSVEVARFLGFDRVLEGAAATGVRAAGAGPADERPLAVRPGVLALDPAGEVRGRVVGVRPAPEQVVVELEVEGWGRLGAYADTAPQIGETVTSRVDLSRTAPVGPR comes from the coding sequence GTGACCGTGCGCCTGGACGACACGCTCGCCCTCGACGACGTCGACGTGCGACTCGAGCCCGGTCGGGTGCTGGCGGTGCTGGGCCCGTCCGGGTCGGGCAAGTCGACCCTGCTGCGGGCCGTCGCCGGCCTTCAGCCGACCGAGGCCGGGCGGGTGCGGTGGGACGGGCAGGACCTCGCCGGGGTGCCCGTGCACCGGCGGGGGTTCGCGCTGATGTTCCAGGACGGCCAGCTCTTCGCGCACCGCACGGTCGGCGACAACGTGGCGTACGCCCTGCCGCGGCGCGACCGCGGCTCGGCCAGCGGCCGTACGCGGGTCGGGGAGCTCCTGGAGCTGGTGGGCCTGCCGGGGTACGCCGCGCGTCGCCCGGCGACGCTCTCGGGCGGGGAGCAGCAGCGGGTCGCGCTCGCTCGTGCCCTGGCCGCCCGACCGCGGCTCCTGCTGCTCGACGAGCCGCTCTCCAGCCTCGACGCCGCGCTGCGGACGCGTCTGGCGGTCGACCTGCGCCGCATCCTCACCGATGCGGCCGCGACCGCGGTGGCCGTCACCCACGACCACGCCGAGGCGTTCGCGCTGGCCGACGAGGTCGCGCTGCTGCGCGACGGCGCGGTCGCCCAGCGTGGCGAGCCTGCGGAGGTCTGGCGCGCTCCGGTCTCGGTGGAGGTGGCGCGCTTCCTGGGGTTCGACCGCGTGCTGGAGGGCGCGGCCGCGACCGGGGTGCGAGCGGCCGGTGCCGGCCCGGCCGACGAGCGCCCGCTCGCCGTGCGCCCGGGCGTGCTGGCACTCGACCCGGCCGGCGAGGTGCGAGGACGTGTCGTCGGCGTCCGTCCGGCGCCCGAGCAGGTCGTGGTCGAGCTCGAGGTGGAGGGGTGGGGGCGCCTGGGGGCGTACGCGGACACGGCCCCGCAGATCGGTGAGACCGTGACCTCGCGGGTGGACCTGAGCCGCACCGCGCCCGTCGGTCCACGCTGA
- a CDS encoding DUF2235 domain-containing protein: protein MKRILVACDGTWNTARQADRTNVVRTHEAVLPRGEDGAPQLAHYVAGVGTKPWERVLGGVFGFGLSDNVRDAYRFVVEHFEPGDEIFLIGFSRGAYTARSTAGLIRKAGVLRRDLPGDGRGDRRGLDARVAEAYALYRTGQHPEDPDVVAFRRTHSHETRIRFVGVWDTVGSLGIPLSGVGLAALVNRRWQFHDTDLSSRIDTAVHAVAIDERRGPFTPAMWRTDGTARQEVEQVWFAGVHSDVGGGYAERGLADLSWTWLAGRAADCGLTLDPDVLAAARPDPDGVLHESRTGVYRLLRPAVREPGAADPDSESAATSALRRRPRRPTYAENLTAYRRSEAFRRTRA from the coding sequence ATGAAGCGCATCCTCGTGGCCTGCGACGGCACCTGGAACACCGCGCGCCAGGCCGACCGCACCAACGTCGTCCGCACCCACGAGGCCGTGCTGCCGCGCGGCGAGGACGGCGCACCGCAGCTCGCCCACTACGTGGCGGGCGTGGGCACGAAGCCGTGGGAGCGGGTGCTCGGCGGGGTCTTCGGCTTCGGGCTCTCCGACAACGTGCGCGACGCCTACCGCTTCGTCGTCGAGCACTTCGAGCCCGGCGACGAGATCTTCCTGATCGGCTTCTCACGCGGCGCCTACACCGCGCGCAGCACCGCGGGGCTCATCCGCAAGGCCGGGGTGCTGCGTCGCGACCTGCCCGGTGATGGGCGCGGCGACCGGCGTGGTCTCGACGCGCGGGTGGCGGAGGCGTACGCGCTCTACCGCACCGGCCAGCACCCGGAGGACCCCGACGTCGTCGCCTTCCGCCGCACCCACAGCCACGAGACCCGCATCCGGTTCGTCGGTGTCTGGGACACCGTCGGGTCCCTCGGCATCCCGCTGAGCGGGGTGGGCCTGGCCGCCCTGGTCAACCGTCGCTGGCAGTTCCACGACACCGACCTGTCGAGTCGCATCGACACCGCCGTCCACGCCGTGGCGATCGACGAACGGCGCGGTCCGTTCACCCCGGCGATGTGGCGTACGGACGGCACCGCCCGGCAGGAGGTCGAGCAGGTCTGGTTCGCGGGCGTGCACTCCGACGTCGGGGGCGGGTACGCCGAGCGGGGACTGGCCGACCTGTCCTGGACGTGGCTCGCCGGTCGCGCGGCGGACTGCGGCCTCACCCTGGACCCCGACGTGCTGGCGGCCGCCCGTCCGGACCCCGACGGCGTGCTCCACGAGTCACGCACCGGCGTCTACCGGCTGCTGCGACCGGCGGTGCGGGAGCCGGGCGCCGCGGACCCGGACTCCGAGTCCGCCGCAACCAGCGCCCTGCGCCGCCGACCTCGCCGTCCCACGTACGCGGAGAACCTGACCGCCTACCGCCGCAGCGAGGCCTTCCGGCGTACGCGTGCTTGA
- a CDS encoding DUF421 domain-containing protein, whose amino-acid sequence MDLGYSFGFDLTTALTVVVSTTVLYFVFVGVLALSGQRLLAVPTSLELALFTVLGAVVGRSLLGPEPSLGAGLVAIATLFSLEAVSGRLRTLRSRHAEERRSHAEGRADKDRAKAVALVVAGRPVNEELRRRRVTEVALWSVLRQAGIRSYAEVALVVLEVNGRFSVLRTGEPIHPSALAGVRDANGIRARLEGHSTT is encoded by the coding sequence GTGGATCTCGGCTACTCCTTCGGCTTCGACCTCACCACGGCGCTGACCGTGGTGGTCTCCACGACCGTGCTCTACTTCGTCTTCGTCGGGGTGCTGGCGCTCTCCGGTCAACGTCTGCTGGCCGTGCCCACGAGCCTGGAGCTCGCCCTCTTCACGGTGCTCGGCGCCGTCGTCGGCAGGTCGCTCCTCGGTCCCGAGCCCTCACTGGGAGCCGGGCTGGTCGCCATCGCCACGCTGTTCAGCCTCGAGGCGGTCTCGGGACGGCTGCGTACCCTGAGGAGCCGGCACGCCGAGGAGCGGCGCTCCCACGCCGAGGGCCGCGCGGACAAGGACCGGGCCAAGGCCGTCGCCCTCGTCGTGGCGGGGCGGCCGGTGAACGAGGAGCTGCGACGTCGCCGGGTCACCGAGGTCGCGCTGTGGAGCGTGCTGAGGCAGGCGGGGATCCGCTCGTACGCCGAGGTGGCACTCGTCGTGCTCGAGGTCAACGGGAGGTTCTCGGTGCTGCGCACCGGCGAGCCGATCCACCCCTCCGCGCTGGCGGGGGTGCGCGACGCGAACGGGATCCGCGCGCGCCTGGAGGGTCACTCCACGACGTAG